Genomic window (Capsicum annuum cultivar UCD-10X-F1 chromosome 10, UCD10Xv1.1, whole genome shotgun sequence):
GGAATGGCCCCCCAGTGGTCCAACATACCAAAGGGCCATAATTTCATATCTCAAGTTCAGTACTTTGCTAATCACCAACTTCTCTATTCTTCTTAATTGACCATGAGCCCAAGTAAATTGGTTGTGAGATGCAAGATTAGCTTATAGATCTGTAATTAACTGAGTAAGCTCAGGATTTGAGTGCCAACTATTCTCAATATCTAGGAACAGGTCAGTattagtggagaaataatcaaaGAAAGCAACTCAGCTCCAGTCACCCTAGAAAGTGCATCAGCAACCTTATTGTTCACTCCCTTCTTATATTCTATAGAGTAGTCAAAAGGCATCAACTTGATTAACCATAAAATTTGAGAGTTGGTGTATAGATTTTGCTCTATGATAAATTTTAAAGTCTTTTGATCTGTTCTTATAACAAACTTCTGCCCCAACAAATACTGAGACCATTTAGTAACATCCTAAATAATGGCCAATAAttatctgtcataatagatagAGCTGCATGTTTTGGTGATAAAGTCTTACTGATGGAGGCTATAGGATATCCCTCTTGCATTAATACAACTCCAATCCTATATCCACTAGCATTAGTCTCCACCACAAATGTTTTACTTGCATCAAGCAAATCTAAAACAGGGGATTGAGTTAATGATTCCTTCAACTATACAAATGACTCATGTTCAGTATCATTCCATTTGAACTTATCCTCTTGGTGAGGTCAGTAAGAGGCTTGGAAATGatactaaaaccttgtatgaatctcctataataaccagctagccCCAAGAATCCCCTGAGTTATTTGAAGGTAGAAGGAGTAGGCCATTTCTTCACAACTTTAATATTTTGAGGATCAGTAGACACCCTTTCTGCTGTGATAAAATGACCAAGATTTCAATTCTAGTAACACCAAAGAAGCACTTAAAGAAGCACTTACTCTTTTTAGCAAATAGCTGATGCTCCACCATTTTCAGAAATACCGACCTTAAGTGCACAATATGTTTCTCCACTGTTTTGTTGTAAATCagtatattataaaaaaaaaccaGCACATACTTCCTTAAAAACTTCTGAAATACAAAGTTCATGAGTCCTTAAAATATAGCAGGAGCATTTAATAATCCAAAAGGCATCACTAGATATTCAAAGTGTCCAGAATGAGTTCTAAAAGCAATTTTAGGTATATCATCTAGGCCATTCTTAGTTGATGGTATCCAGATcttaagtaaattttaaaaaagatctTGGAACCTCCTAGTTCATCCAAAAAATCGTCCACAATAGGAATAGGGAATTTGTTTTTAATAGTGTACTTGTTCACGTCCCTGTAGTCAACACATAATCTCCAAGACCCATCCTTTTTGCCTACTAAAACTACAGGTAATGCAAAGGGACTGCAGTTAGGCTGAATAATGCCTTGATCCATAATTTGTAGTACTATTTCCTCAATAATGACCTTTTTCACAAAAAGATATCTATAGGGTCTTTTATTGATAGGTTCAACCCCAGGTTGCAACACAATTCTATGGTCATATGTACCTCTAGGAGGTGGTAGACCTATAGGCTCTTCaaataatgcaaaaaatttaGACAATACCTCAAGCAATGTAGGATTATCTTCTTGACTCTTATTAGCTTGTGAGGGATGCCATATAACTTCTTCACTTACTTGGGGAACCACCTGAATCATACACAGTTGGGATTAGTTTTCTAAATGTTTTGCTACTTTTCCTGCCCCGGAGTCAACACCTGATTACCAGCAACTCCGAGTACATATTTCTTCCCTTTATACCAGAACTCCATGGTCAATTTCCTAAAGCTCAACTTGATATATCCTAGTATGAGTAACCACTGAACTCCTAGCACCACTCCACAAGAACCAAGAGGAAGCAATAAGAAATCATTATAAAACTCAGCCCCTTGAAGTAACCAGGTAATAGTTGTCATTTTATTTACCTGCATACTACCATTAACAGCAGCCACCACTTCAAGTTTGATAGGCTTGACTTCACAACCCAATCTGCTAACCAACTCAGGGTCAATGAAATTATGGGAACTACCAATATCAATAAGGATATGCAACTCTATTTTGGAATGATAACCAGTCACCTTCAAAGTCCAAAATCCTAATGAACCTTTCAAAGCATACATGGAAATTTCCATATGTTCTACTAGTTTTCCTAACTCTAACTGATCACCTTGCTCTTCTTGGACTTCACCATCTTGTTCAATCTGTGACTCATCTAATTTTTCTGATTCATCAACCTCCAACAAATCAACTATTTTAAATTCTTATATTTATTACCAGGCATGTATTTGTCATTGCATAAATAGCACAATCCCCTTTCCCTCTTATCATTTATCTCCTCAATACTTAGAGTTCTCCTGTTCACCCCTTTAGAGAATCTAGAAGCAGTGCTTCTAGGAGTAGGTAAAATGCCCTTATCATTAAAGTGCTTTTGATCTTCAAACTTCCTTACATTGACTTGACAAGAATTAGTGAAATGTTGCCTCATAGCAACCAAATATGCCTCTTGCATTCTTGTAAGCCTGAGAAGGGGAGGAAGATTTTGTGATCTTGACAGCAATGTTGAGTTCAGTCTTTAAGCCTCCAATATAGCTGCTGAAAGCATTCTCATCTGATAAGTTCATCCTAGTTAAACTTCTTTCAAAAGCTGCTTGATATTCTCTCACACATCCGGTTTGTATAATCTTCTTAATTTCCTCCATGGGATCATCAAAGTCAATCCCAAACCTCTCCACCAAAGCTCCTATATATTTCTTCCAGCTGATATCCTGCACATACTATTTGTATCTCATAAAAGAAATATGCCACTGAATAGCTTCCCCTTTCAATTACATGGATGCTATGGTCACCTTGTCCCCCAAACCTCACTTTGTGTggacacactgggtttgttgttgttatggtCACCTTGTCCTCAGGTGCAATATTCTCCATAGAGAAGAACTACTCAATGTTGAATAACCAAGATCGAAGATCcccaggaaatctcaaaaattccattcttgtccatctattgaaatgagaatgttgaaaatttgaagaAGTAGAAAATTGAGAAGTATTACCAAAATTAGGGCTCATTTCCTTCTCTCTGTTATTTTCAATGTTCCTTTCTCTTTCTCTGCGATTTCCCTTACTACCTTCTGGGTCATAATGTTTTTTAGGCATCAATGGAATAATGTTCCTTCTCTGTTCCCCTACCAGTTGTTGCTTCAATTCCATAATAGCATTATCTAATCTCTCCAATGATGAGACTTTGCCTGCTAAATGTCCCATCTCAGTCACCAGTTTGCAACATTTCACGCAATTCTCCAACCTCTGCAATAGCAAATTCAATTGTCGAATCACCAGTTACTCTTCCCTCTTTCACCATTGTTGCCAAGGAtgagtggctctgataccaatgttACTCGATTTCAGGAATCTCAAGGATTCGAGAATCGAAAGACTATCCAGGAATAGAGATTCGAGGATACAATCAAGAGAATTTTAGAAGAAAGAGAAGGAACAGAGAAAATAGAATCTTAGGAAGAAGAAGTTGTAATTTCATATATGACTGTAAAAAGTGATTACAAGAACTATTTATAGATCATGTACTGATTGCTTCTATCTAATGAATATTTTTCTTGATAGTTGTTCTAACTGACAGTCACTAACAACCTTAACTAACTTCCTGAAAAGTGGGCACTATAGTTGTAGTAACTAACTTTTAAAACTAACTAACTCCAATTCCAATTTCTAACTAACTCCAGTTCCAATTTCTGATAACAGGACCCTTTGTTTAAATCCACCAAATTCTGTGTGATTTTTATCTAAAGCATTTATCTCCTCAAGCATTTCATCACACCATCCAGGATGATTCAATGTCTCCATTATTTTAGGTACATATACAGAGTCTAGATAGCCAATCAAAGAAATAGAATTAAGAGAATTGTGGTCACAAGAAACATAATTAACAATGGGATATGCAGATTTGCACTGATGTGTACCTTTGTGTAGAGCGATAGGAAGGTCAAAGTTTCCTGGAGGAGGATCTGATGACAAAGGTACGGTTGGAGGATATGTACCATTGATCTCTTGCCTACTAGAGTAAAAATGCACAATTGATGGTCTTGATAGTGCTTGTAGTTAGTGACTCATTAGACACGATTCTGACCCATTATGTTCacacataatttttcaaaaatttgaaaaagttagTTGGAGATTATTTTAAATAAGGTTATCAAATTGGCCCTCTATTTCAACTTCTAACTTGAAATATGGAATTTGAAGTTTGAAAAATAGgtgtaatgaattttttaaaggaGTTTCAAGAGTTAACTCACAAAACTTTAATAGTATTTTCACATAGCTTTAACTTCCAAATATTCTTTTTCGACTTAACTCCAAATATTACCACTTTTCAAATATCGAGTGACTCATGTCGAAACACCTACTTATATAATCCATCAGTGTTCAATAGAAGAACTGTCAAAGCACCTGTGACTCGGTAGATTAACTACTCATCTTCCTCCTCGAGGTAGACAAGCGGTGCATAGAAGGATGTAATATTCtcgaaaaatacccaaaatatgtGAAGTTTAGAAGAGTACCCCTTCTGAAGGCGAGAGTAGCCCAAGAAATATATTTCAAGCGATTTGGGTCCAGCTTAGTAACAGATGGTCGGACATCTCAAACATAGCATTCTTCCAACACCCTATTTTCCACCGGAAACAGTAACTTGTGTGGAAAGAGAACACTATAAGGGACACCAACAAGCACAGCAGATGGCATGTGAGTAATCAGAAAACAACCCATAAAACCACATAGACCCAAAATTGTTTAGGAACCTTTGTTTGGAGCAATAACAGCTGAGCTGTCTCAAGTATATGCCTATTCTTCCTCTCAGAAACTCCACTTTGAGAGGTTGTCAGAACATAAGTTGTCTGGTGGAGAATCCCATGTCATCTCATGCTGGACTGAAATGATTGACATGTACTCTTTAGCATTCTCACTCCTTAGTATATGCATAGGAGCATTAAATTTGGTTTTAACTTCAGCAAAAGAGGATGTTCTCAAAGGATCTTTTGGGTCCTCATTTTGGGCTTGAACTTGGACCATGGAATATGTGTAGCAGTTACACCACTCTCAATGGATGCTATCAGAGAGTAGGGGGAGGGGGGGAGATAGATCTGTGAATGAATTAGGGGATCTATACAATGTTTAAGATCTGTGAGACATCCTCctgtttcttttgtttttcttcatcTGTTCTTCTGTTGTAAGTGATTTTATGAGTATGTCTGAACCATGACATCCTATGAGCCATCCATTTTGTGTGAGAATATATTGTAGTTTGAACTCCAACTCATTTAACCTAATCCATATGAGATAATCTTGTGATCAGCTAGCTTAttagtttgagaaaaataaaggagGCTAAGTGACAATAATCCCCAGCAGGTAAAGAGGAGAGGCCAAGTCATAAGTATGCCTTCTGGATGAGTTGATGTAGATAGGATCCTTGTCATAACTGCATGTTTTTTATCGCTATGTCATCTTTATTTTTGTGGCAGTGTTATATAATATGAATTTCCAGGAAATGTTGTATGATATCAAACTTTCTTCTTAACCTTCATTTCTTTTTGCTTACGTAGTTGTGTGACTCAGATACACCATGTTGTATAATTGGTCATGGAGAAGTGGACATGAAGGATGCAACTCTTATTGGAGAAGTAATGTCTTTTACCCAGAATCCAAGGCAAATATCAACTTGACTATGTTCTTTAATGTGTCaatttactttatatttgttCTGATTGTTAATGACTGTGAGTGCAAATAGCAGGGTGCATATGGTGAAGTTTATTTAGTAAAGTGGCGCGGTACTGAAGTTGCCGCAAAAACCATTCGTGCTCCCATTGCATCAAACCCAATGGTGAAGTAAGTTCACTGATTTTTTACAGAGCTGTAATTTTAAAATCACATCCACTACTGATGGGACTGATTGGAAGTGGTTGGCTGTTATGCTCTTACTTATCCATTACAGTAACTTTTTTAAGGTCTTCTATATCTTCGGTAAAACTAAGAACCAACTGTACTACCAAGGAGATAATTTTACTCCAGGTCTATATGTGAAATGCTTGCTAAAAGGTCCTTCCCCAAGTAATGGACTCTGATTATGTTCATAATTTCTATGGCTTTTTGGATCTCCATTACTTTTTTCTTCCAAATTTCGGATTAATATGTTGTAACAATAACTCTGTCAATTGGCTTTAACATCTGGATTCATAGCATCCATAATTGAGAGCTTCACAGGAATGCTTTTCTGAAGGAACTAGCGTTGTGGCAAAAGTTGCGCCATCCCAATATTGTGCAGTTTCTCACTGTTCTAAATCAATCTGATCGATTGATCGTTCTCACGGAGTATCTTCGAAATGTAAGTCGTGTATGATATTCAGGAGCACTTGGTCACATGATATACCTCAGTAGCTTTGAATTATGGGTGTTATTATACGTGGATCCGAGCTTTTAGTAATGCTCGCACTGATATTTCTACAAATTGGAAATCTAGGGAAGCTTGTATGACCAATTGAGAAAGAAAGGAAGACTTGATCCACTGACAGCAGTCGCGTATTCATTAGATATTGCAAGGTATAAGTTTCAGTGATAAGTTAGCCTCCAATTCAAGTGTTACATGACACTTTTTAGCACAACTTACCAGCATTTCTGTTTCTTTGTTTTTCACTCAACTTTGCTCCTTTTTTTCAGTTTATCATTTTGCAATTTCTTTTCCATATCATCTACTATATGCAATTATTAAGCTGGAAAAGAGGAAAAGCAGCACTCTTCCCGGTATTAATGTGCTTTTAAATTTACTATGCATCTTATGCCAAGATATATTTGATCCGTCACAGATGATATATGGATCAGATTTTTATGTCCGAGTTCTTAATTGATATATGTAATATGTGCTTAGTATAAAGTTTGCACTATTTCTGAACAGAACCAAGCAATGACCAAATATCCCCTTAAAAGTTATTCGGCCATGGCCATAGGTAGAAAGTTGCTCGGATGTTGAAAGGTGTAAACAACTACGTGCAATCCTCGAACTTTTTAATGCAAGTATGAACTGCCAAAAAGATTGATGGAAGGATGAAAATTTGTAGACATCCTTGCTAGCTTTATTTGTTCTCCACCTCGTTTACATAATATAGGAAGTaattcttggtgatttatttgtAGCTTGGTGCTCTCATTCTGCAAAAATCTTCTTCTTAAATATTGAATATTTGTCAGCGTCACCTTTTGTGATTATGTCACACTGTACACACTCTTTAAAGCAGCTTCAACCTAAGTTCTCTATTTGCATTTGCAGAGGAATGAATTACCTACATCAGCATAAGCCTCATGCTATTATCCATAGGGATTTGACTCCTAGGTACTGGCAGTTCCACTTGCTACATTTAACTCAGCTCATACGCATGAAACCTCTTGGTACTTGTCAATCCAGGGACTACAAAATATTTTTGTCATTCAGTTTAGAATTTATGTGCAGCTATTATGTCAACTTTCTACTCCTGCAGAAATGTATTGCAGGATGAGTCGGGGCATCTTAAAGTCACGGACTTTGGACTTAGTAAAATTGCACAACAGAAGGATTCTTGTGGTTACAAAATGACCGGAGGGACTGGATCATGTACAGTGTATTATTAAGATAATCTTTATTTCCTTTTCCTCGGTCAGTTGACTCCTGAAACataattatatccatgtttatttAGATCGATACATGGCTCCAGAAGTTTACCGTCGAGAATCATATGGGAAGAGTGTTGATGTTTTTTCATTTGCTCTAATTGTCCACGAGGTGAGTTAAAACTTACATGCTTATATTTACTTGTATACATGACTACACGACTTTCCCCTACTTATCATCtgagttattttgaaaaattgcCTTACACCTATTGGCTATTGATGCTGACCTAGTACTGTGTTCTCAAATTTTGCTGTGGGAATTTAGGCCCCCACAAGAGTAGTATCTAGGAAAACAATCCACATACATTTTGATCATCTGCTATATAATCATATTCTTGGCCTTGCAACGCTATTCTTTTTAGTATAAAGTAAAACCTGAGTATATGCTTCTGCATTACAGATGTTCCTAGGAGGACCATCAAATAGGGAGCAAGCTCCAGAGCAAGTGGCAGATAAGACAGCATATGAAGATTATCGGCCACATCTCGCTTCATACATATTTCCTGAGCAAATCAAGACGTATGTTATTCAATTTTGCTGCATTTGAAAACCTTACCAGTTTTCCCTATTCTTCTAACAAAAACTATGCCTATGTGGTGATCATGAAAGTCTTAACTGTTATAGTTTGTATTTCATGAGTGTCTAAATGATATGGTGTCCTTTAGGAATGAGACCCTCTTGGTAATCAGTTTCAATGGTCTTACATCTTGCATTTGAAGGTTTGGGGGAAATTGGAAGTACAGTATTTTTGCGTGTTTTTATTACTTTTGCTGCAAAAATGTGTGCTAATATTTAACTTGTTTGAAATCTTTGGATTGCAAAATCTTGGAAATGTTGCTGATTTTGGAAAGGTGAAAGAAACCATTTTTTTAGTACAATCAAGTTAATGACAGGCCTTTAATTgtaaagaaacaacaacaacaataacatacccagtgtattcccacatagtggggtctgggagggtagagtgtacgcagaccataccactacctcaggtgaagtagagaggttgtttccaatagactcccggcttaggaccgataacagtctaacaaatacaaaacatatatgcatataaactagtactgtaagcaaaataaactaacaccgctacccacaagataatactaaaaactatcgAATCGAAACCATAGACATCACACAACACCAtaaacaagaaacttcagacacaaaaGAACGTTCCCCTACTATTACCGATGCATTCCCACCCTcgaaccctctaccctaatccgcgtcctccacacctttctatcaaggttCATGTCTTCTGTAAGCTATAACTgtttcatatcatgcctaatcacttccctccaatatttctttagcctacctctaccccgcctaaaaccatccatagccaagGTCTCACACCTCCACACTAGCACATCAGAACCCCCGTCATTACGTGctcgaaccaacgtaacctcacttcttgCATCTTGTCATCCACCGAAGCAACTCctaccttctcccaaataatctcattcctcgccctatctttcctggtatggccacacatccatcgcaacatcttcattttcgccaccttcaacttttgaatgtgagagttctttaCTGAACAACACTCCGCTTTATACAACATAGCCGGTTGGACTATCACTCTGTAGAACTTCCCTTTAAGCTTcgagggcaccttcttatcacataaaactcccgaagcgagcctccatttcaaccaccctgccccaatacgatacatgacatcctcgtcaatctcaccatttccctgaatcatagaccccagatacttgaaattctccctcttctgaatggcctaAGAGTCTAGTTTCACCACCACGCTAGCCTCTTGCGatacatcactaaacttacactccaagtacccCGTCTTGGTCTTGCTTAATCGAAATCCTTTTGCCTCAAGCGgttgtctccaaatctccaacttatcattaactcctcctcgagtctcgtcaatcagtaccacatcatccataaataacatacaccaagacacctccccttgaatatgtcgcgtcaaaacatccatcactaagACAAATAAAAAGGGGCTAaaagtcgatccctggtgcaaccctatcaaaactggaAAGTGCTCCGAATAtccacctaccgtcctcacacgagtctttgtACCCTCATACATGTCTTAAATCGACCTAATGtacgccacgggcacccctctagcgtccaagcacctccacagaatctccctggaAACTTTGTCATAtgtcttctcaagatcaataaacaccatgtgcaatccttcttcctttcccgaAATTGCTCCATTagtctcctcacaaggtgaatggcctcagtagtcGAGCGACCTGACTTGAAACCGAACTAATTCTCAGAGATAGTCACGATCCttctcagcctcaactctaccaccttTTTCCAAACCtttatgactcaacaacttaacacctctatagttgttgcaactttggatgtctcccttgttcttatataatggaatcaccgtactccacctccacgcttcAGACATCTTCGccgccctaaaaatgatgttaaacaaacttggcaaccactccaaacctgccccaccagtgctcttccaaaaatcaaCTGGATTGGTGTGGGTCGGGTAGGGGAAATGCgttgtttttaattttgattttaagtaatatttgtTAAAATTTGGATTTGGTGACGTAGACTTTCAATGAGAGGTCATGTGACAAAAATGGTTTTGCGAAACCACTATTAGAAAATAATGACAcaaatgaacctattttgtaaCGGCGTAGCATGGATGAGCCAAACGTTTTAACCGTTGGCATAGATAAGCCATTTCTAATAGTTTAATGGCGTATTTGCGCATTTTCCCTTGTCTAAATTGTACAACAGGAAAAAAGAAAAACGTATGCAACTTGTTTTCTGTTtcgaagaaaataaaagtaaagaagtTGCAATCTTATAGGCAGTAGCATTCTCAGATTCATTTCTGTGGCAGAATCTGGAAGGCAGTTGAATAGAGGACGTGAATGTGGCTATTTGGTTCTTAGCTTTTGGTTCCTGTAAAACAATTGGGAGTATAACTATAGGAAACTATGGAATAtcaagttttctttttcatcttttctgaGTGCCGAACTGATAACCCATGTGCTAGAAAATCTTAAGTAGGCACTCCAATCACTTAAGAGAGTTGGTTACTCCTTTTTATATGCTATCCCATGGTGCCCATTTTGATTGCTACAGCCATTTGCTTTCTAATTGCTGATTGTACTTCATAGCATAGGATCCGGTGCTTAGGcactttttttccttaaaattccTTGTTAGTCAATCTCAGCTCCCTTCATCATATGGAAATTTGAGCTAAAGTTATATGCACCGACACAATCAAGTCACTTGTACAgtaatcacaagtcaatctctATTATGAGCACCACTAGGTAGTTGACCTGCTATCAGAGGCTGAATTCTGTTAGTGTAAAATATCTTTGATAAATACATCAAAACTTAGAGACGTGCATAGAAACATTAACCGAAACTGGCATGACATTGTGTGCAGGCTGCTTCGTGAATGCTGGCACAAGAACCCTGATCGCAGACCCTCATTTCAAGAAATAATTGATCGCCTTGAGAAAATCCATGAGACTATGCGAGATAAGATAGTCTCGGGAACATGCTGTACCTGCATTATAAGTTGAATTTGAAGCTGATGCATCACATATTGCATTTCATTTCTCTGGTTACAAAAGAGCTTCTGCATTGCCCTTTcagatatgaaaatatataaataaattgtgAGTTTTTCTTGAGATATCTTCAAGGGAATACTTC
Coding sequences:
- the LOC107845597 gene encoding integrin-linked protein kinase 1 isoform X3, which gives rise to MTKLCDSDTPCCIIGHGEVDMKDATLIGEGAYGEVYLVKWRGTEVAAKTIRAPIASNPMVKNAFLKELALWQKLRHPNIVQFLTVLNQSDRLIVLTEYLRNGSLYDQLRKKGRLDPLTAVAYSLDIARGMNYLHQHKPHAIIHRDLTPRNVLQDESGHLKVTDFGLSKIAQQKDSCGYKMTGGTGSYRYMAPEVYRRESYGKSVDVFSFALIVHEMFLGGPSNREQAPEQVADKTAYEDYRPHLASYIFPEQIKTLLRECWHKNPDRRPSFQEIIDRLEKIHETMRDKIVSGTCCTCIIS
- the LOC107845597 gene encoding integrin-linked protein kinase 1 isoform X1 translates to MVGHLKHSILPTPYFPPETVTCVEREHYKGHQQAQQMAYTPCCIIGHGEVDMKDATLIGEGAYGEVYLVKWRGTEVAAKTIRAPIASNPMVKNAFLKELALWQKLRHPNIVQFLTVLNQSDRLIVLTEYLRNGSLYDQLRKKGRLDPLTAVAYSLDIARGMNYLHQHKPHAIIHRDLTPRNVLQDESGHLKVTDFGLSKIAQQKDSCGYKMTGGTGSYRYMAPEVYRRESYGKSVDVFSFALIVHEMFLGGPSNREQAPEQVADKTAYEDYRPHLASYIFPEQIKTLLRECWHKNPDRRPSFQEIIDRLEKIHETMRDKIVSGTCCTCIIS
- the LOC107845597 gene encoding integrin-linked protein kinase 1 isoform X2: MIDIYTMLYNWSWRSGHEGCNSYWRSNVFYPESKGAYGEVYLVKWRGTEVAAKTIRAPIASNPMVKNAFLKELALWQKLRHPNIVQFLTVLNQSDRLIVLTEYLRNGSLYDQLRKKGRLDPLTAVAYSLDIARGMNYLHQHKPHAIIHRDLTPRNVLQDESGHLKVTDFGLSKIAQQKDSCGYKMTGGTGSYRYMAPEVYRRESYGKSVDVFSFALIVHEMFLGGPSNREQAPEQVADKTAYEDYRPHLASYIFPEQIKTLLRECWHKNPDRRPSFQEIIDRLEKIHETMRDKIVSGTCCTCIIS
- the LOC107845597 gene encoding integrin-linked protein kinase 1 isoform X5, translated to MFKIYTPCCIIGHGEVDMKDATLIGEGAYGEVYLVKWRGTEVAAKTIRAPIASNPMVKNAFLKELALWQKLRHPNIVQFLTVLNQSDRLIVLTEYLRNGSLYDQLRKKGRLDPLTAVAYSLDIARGMNYLHQHKPHAIIHRDLTPRNVLQDESGHLKVTDFGLSKIAQQKDSCGYKMTGGTGSYRYMAPEVYRRESYGKSVDVFSFALIVHEMFLGGPSNREQAPEQVADKTAYEDYRPHLASYIFPEQIKTLLRECWHKNPDRRPSFQEIIDRLEKIHETMRDKIVSGTCCTCIIS
- the LOC107845597 gene encoding integrin-linked protein kinase 1 isoform X4, translated to MLYNWSWRSGHEGCNSYWRSNVFYPESKGAYGEVYLVKWRGTEVAAKTIRAPIASNPMVKNAFLKELALWQKLRHPNIVQFLTVLNQSDRLIVLTEYLRNGSLYDQLRKKGRLDPLTAVAYSLDIARGMNYLHQHKPHAIIHRDLTPRNVLQDESGHLKVTDFGLSKIAQQKDSCGYKMTGGTGSYRYMAPEVYRRESYGKSVDVFSFALIVHEMFLGGPSNREQAPEQVADKTAYEDYRPHLASYIFPEQIKTLLRECWHKNPDRRPSFQEIIDRLEKIHETMRDKIVSGTCCTCIIS
- the LOC107845597 gene encoding integrin-linked protein kinase 1 isoform X6 — translated: MKDATLIGEGAYGEVYLVKWRGTEVAAKTIRAPIASNPMVKNAFLKELALWQKLRHPNIVQFLTVLNQSDRLIVLTEYLRNGSLYDQLRKKGRLDPLTAVAYSLDIARGMNYLHQHKPHAIIHRDLTPRNVLQDESGHLKVTDFGLSKIAQQKDSCGYKMTGGTGSYRYMAPEVYRRESYGKSVDVFSFALIVHEMFLGGPSNREQAPEQVADKTAYEDYRPHLASYIFPEQIKTLLRECWHKNPDRRPSFQEIIDRLEKIHETMRDKIVSGTCCTCIIS